A DNA window from Scomber japonicus isolate fScoJap1 chromosome 14, fScoJap1.pri, whole genome shotgun sequence contains the following coding sequences:
- the LOC128372775 gene encoding transmembrane protein 229B-like isoform X2 — protein MEARKLNARKTQGTDVEDDVPGKPHGSVSSRPLSSLLRLYVYALHGCLCEVAFTAVLDWCSTQDRRLAGHSSLWALPMYAIAIYLMECLRGRLLAQHLPLPVRLTAYTAFIYLWEFSWGAGLRLLGACPWDYSGYRYNLGGLVTLEYALPWTVAAFVAEQHVIRNTLRIRLHN, from the exons ATGGAGGCGAGAAAGCTAAATGCGAGGAAAACACAAG GGACAGATGTTGAAGACGATGTCCCAGGAAAGCCACACGGGAGCGTCTCCAGtcgtcctctgtcctctctgcttCGTCTCTATGTGTACGCGTTGCACGGCTGCCTCTGTGAGGTGGCCTTCACTGCTGTGTTGGACTGGTGCAGCACCCAAGACAGGAGGCTGGCGGGACACAGCAGCCTGTGGGCGCTGCCTATGTACGCCATCGCAATCTACCTCATGGAGTGCCTGAGAGGCCGGCTGCTGGCTCAGCATCTCCCACTACCTGTGCGTCTGACAGCCTACACTGCGTTCATTTACCTCTGGGAGTTCAGCTGGGGGGCAGGGCTGAGGCTGCTGGGGGCCTGTCCCTGGGACTACTCAGGTTATAGGTACAACCTCGGAGGGCTGGTGACACTAGAGTATGCACTACCCTGGACTGTGGCTGCCTTTGTAGCAGAGCAGCATGTGATCAGGAACACTCTGAGGATAAGACTGCACAACTGA
- the LOC128372775 gene encoding transmembrane protein 229B-like isoform X1 encodes MEARKLNARKTQGNDDQGTDVEDDVPGKPHGSVSSRPLSSLLRLYVYALHGCLCEVAFTAVLDWCSTQDRRLAGHSSLWALPMYAIAIYLMECLRGRLLAQHLPLPVRLTAYTAFIYLWEFSWGAGLRLLGACPWDYSGYRYNLGGLVTLEYALPWTVAAFVAEQHVIRNTLRIRLHN; translated from the exons ATGGAGGCGAGAAAGCTAAATGCGAGGAAAACACAAGGTAATGATGACCAAG GGACAGATGTTGAAGACGATGTCCCAGGAAAGCCACACGGGAGCGTCTCCAGtcgtcctctgtcctctctgcttCGTCTCTATGTGTACGCGTTGCACGGCTGCCTCTGTGAGGTGGCCTTCACTGCTGTGTTGGACTGGTGCAGCACCCAAGACAGGAGGCTGGCGGGACACAGCAGCCTGTGGGCGCTGCCTATGTACGCCATCGCAATCTACCTCATGGAGTGCCTGAGAGGCCGGCTGCTGGCTCAGCATCTCCCACTACCTGTGCGTCTGACAGCCTACACTGCGTTCATTTACCTCTGGGAGTTCAGCTGGGGGGCAGGGCTGAGGCTGCTGGGGGCCTGTCCCTGGGACTACTCAGGTTATAGGTACAACCTCGGAGGGCTGGTGACACTAGAGTATGCACTACCCTGGACTGTGGCTGCCTTTGTAGCAGAGCAGCATGTGATCAGGAACACTCTGAGGATAAGACTGCACAACTGA
- the haao gene encoding 3-hydroxyanthranilate 3,4-dioxygenase, producing the protein MSNNPLLVNVENWIAENQNAFLPPVCNKLMHFSQLNIMFVGGPNTRKDYHIEEGEELFYQLKGDMCLKVIENGKHKDVHIKEGEMFLLPARIPHSPQRQANTVGLVVERRRLLTETDCLRYYVDNTTNILFEKWFNCENLGTQLVPIIKEFLASNQHRTGKPDPNDVFREPPFQMNTLNVMSPFCFKDWLEKQRPFLSSGRPIDMFGAQFETEAMLFGPGLTEMSLRQSDAWIWQMEGSSRVTMNEQEFTLSAGDSLIIPEQSQYRWQRDEGTVALFVAQNPERKRS; encoded by the exons ATGAGCAACAATCCTCTTCTTGTGAATGTGGAAAACTGGATTGCAGAGAACCAGAATGCCTTCCTGCCACCAGTGTGCAACAAGCTCAT gcACTTTTCCCAGCTGAACATAATGTTTGTAGGAGGTCCTAACACCAGGAAGGATTACCATatagaagaaggagaggag CTGTTTTACCAGCTGAAGGGGGACATGTGTCTGAAGGTGATTGAAAATGGCAAACACAAGGATGTACACATCAAAGAGGGCGAG ATGTTCCTGCTGCCAGCTCGGATCCCCCACTCCCCCCAGAGACAGGCCAACACCGTGGGACTGGTGGTGGAGAGGAGACGGCTGCTGACTGAGACTGACTGCCTCAG GTACTATGTGGACAACACCACCAACATCCTGTTTGAGAAATGGTTCAACTGTGAGAATCTAGGGACCCAGCTCGTGCCGATAATCAAAGA GTTCTTGGCATCAAACCAGCACAGAACAGGGAAACCTGATCCAA ATGACGTCTTCAGGGAGCCTCCGTTCCAGATGAACACCTTGAATGTGATGTCACCCTTCTGCTTTAAGGACTGGCTGGAGAAACAGAGGCCGTTCCTGTCCAGCGGCAGGCCCATCGACATGTTCGGAGCTCAGTTTGAGACAGAG GCCATGCTGTTTGGACCCGGGTTAACAGAGATGTCATTACGGCAAAGTGATGCATGGATTTGGCAGATG GAGGGATCATCAAGAGTAACTATGAATGAGCAGGAGTTTACTCTTTCTGCAGGAGACAGTTTAATCATTCCTGAACAGAGCCA gTACAGGTGGCAGAGAGATGAGGGGACTGTTGCACTGTTCGTGGCTCAAAACCCTGAGCGGAAAAGATCCTGA